The Candidatus Nitrospira nitrificans genomic sequence CGGCTCAGCCTCACCGGCATGACCTGATCTTTCGCTCCATGAATGATATACACGGGCGTATTGCGAAGATTCCCCAGGAACGGCAGTAACACATCGTCCAATCCGCCGGCCATGGGCGCGAGACCGGCAAACAATGACGCATGGTGCATCCCGATCAACCACGCACCGATCCCACCATTGGACATACCCGTGAGAAAGATCCGATCCGGATCGATATGGTACTGCCGCCGGACCTCTCGGATCGTTTCCAATACCAACTCCTCGGCATGCCTGGTAAACCACGCGCCGGACGGATAGGTCGGACAGGCCACGAGATAGCCCTCGCCCAACCTCGTTCGCCACCGCTCCAAATACTCTTCACCCGTAAAACCGTATCCATGCAGACACACAATGAGGGCGTGACTCTTCGAAGTCTGATACGACGCGGGAATGAACAGAGACAACGGGTAGGAACGCCCACGAACGATGATCTGTTCACGAGGAAGAATCTCGACGGGTTGACGTTGGTACGCGCCTTCCCTCCCGATGATTTCAGAAACCACTTCGACTGAGGCCTTGTCATCGGACAGAATAGTCTGCAAGAGATGTTCGGCTTCATTCGCCTCACCCGTATCGAGAAATCGATAGACGAGTGAAGCAAGCCCCTCGGTCGGTTGAACCGACGATTCTGCAAAGCCGAGCGCGCCACTGCCTGCCACGAGCACCGACAGGATCACACTCCATAGCCGGAGGATCACAAATCTCCTTCCACCACAACATCTTGACCGACGGACCGTGTCACGACATGTCGTAATACTATCGCATCGACAAGTCGTGCCGGGCTCTCTCCCCCAATAAGTCCTTTGGCATTCTGCCCGCCGAGCAGTAGCGGCGCCAGATAGAGGCGAACGTGATCGACCAGCTTTGCCTTCAGCATCGCCGCATTGACCTCACCGCCCCCCTCCACGAGG encodes the following:
- a CDS encoding carboxylesterase family protein: MILRLWSVILSVLVAGSGALGFAESSVQPTEGLASLVYRFLDTGEANEAEHLLQTILSDDKASVEVVSEIIGREGAYQRQPVEILPREQIIVRGRSYPLSLFIPASYQTSKSHALIVCLHGYGFTGEEYLERWRTRLGEGYLVACPTYPSGAWFTRHAEELVLETIREVRRQYHIDPDRIFLTGMSNGGIGAWLIGMHHASLFAGLAPMAGGLDDVLLPFLGNLRNTPVYIIHGAKDQVMPVRLSRSIVHELETLGYSHVYREHQREHPVAGGHYFPKEELPDLLAWFNSRRREPLPARLTVVRDAGHFQSFAWLRIDSTDPIAAFSQDLVDKRDERIQRREYAKVDAAIVGANRIEVTADRVQRYSLFLNDRLIDFSKPLTIVTNGRLSFSGAVSPSVETLLRQARLRQDPQQLFPVHLTIAVEKLTP